Genomic window (Arctopsyche grandis isolate Sample6627 chromosome 5, ASM5162203v2, whole genome shotgun sequence):
tttattcctctttcttttatactctaaccaagccttttctaattggattccatccatagccttaataattttatatcttttataactaacattcttatcaactaagctttcctttacttccttggtaaaccaaggtttcagcttatgcttatgcatgattcttgtggtttttacgcatttacttttagaatatgttatattacgatacattatctcccacatttcattcacactatcaccatcctttccccatacacactcctttaacaattcattcatcaattgataatcaatgttttctctttcagtcacctgcatatttttaagtcctccgttactaaaccgctgtcccaaaaacatgttgacaatagaatggtctcctattttcggtacatctttcacctcacaccgcagatccattatatttgttataaccaaatcaatgagagagcttgataaattattcactctcgttgcttccgtcactttttgtttaaaacccaattcatttacccaatttctcaacttttttacataaaattcttctgtctgtaaccaattaaaattccagtccccaaacataattatatttttactcacatctatacttctttcactcaattcttctaaaaatttaagaaatcttccacttctaccattcggagagcggtaaattactagcaaaaacacagtaactccattcacaagcagatccacaccaattgtccaaaactcaccatcaaccttattaactattacattaccgtaacttaaatcatcccttaaatacaatagtaccccacccgtatgtctagaattagagtcacatctcaaaacacaatatccatctatattcagctcaaaatcttcaaaatcactagttacatgcgtttcacttaaacctataaataatggtttttgacttacagttaaactccaaacctcatccttgtgagcaaaaaaactttgtacatttataccgataccttttggtggttgctatatattattatacttaattctatttctcattaattctatatttcttttatatacactgcacttagtgtccaacggtccgtgatttgtgttcaaatttaattttaatttattattacttttaaagcaattattacattttattattttattgttacatccctcgcttttgtgcccttcttctccacatttcgcacatgtcaccttgtttctacaatccaccgctttgtgattaaatccgtaacaatttagacatcttagaatattaatttcttcaaaaaccctacatctatcccaatttatatttacttttccatcttcaataaatcttttaaatgtattgcaatctacttccactatcgcattatatttattattttttctacttttccatatttttaacaccttcagttcaccatcatttataacttcttgattttgattcatcaaacactcagccaactgttcacttgtaagttcctccgacatatctacaattttaattttgggattttttaattcccctcttttaacattataattctcccctaatttattttctacttcttttattaatttaatactatcctgtgcactgttacacgttacagcaatgccccctttaccgatttttttaaccccttgtattcctatttttagttcctttggttttattaaatttttgcactcattttttgttttgtccgtatcttgaatttttttcggaacaattattgttacgtcattattattttttttaagtgcatttgcataacttaaattgttatcatttttatttacactttttaaaatgtttaattcactgttagtttttagtatatttatgtctttttgtatattgtttttcaaatttttaaattcacttcttaattcacatattacatccaaaaattgttccttatcattattttcattttcacaaatatattcaactaatttttttactgatgtaattaaaaatgactTATTGTCGtttgatatactgttagtttttgtggtcaaaatgtccataatttttttttcaattgttattacttcacttatgcgttctgatgccattattatacacttagaacgtacacataattatatattacaaatttatttttaattttttaattgttacaatttcgttgCCCAAATCGCCACACACGTAATCAACGTCTGTACACGATCACGACAAGAACCCAACATTCTGTgatatttattctttgtttttatgaatttctacatctgaggcctgttgatctttcaataaataaataaataaatagaaattatGTATGATGTAAATACTATGATAaccgtatatattttaatttgttcaaTATTAAGAAATCATCGTGATTAGGAATTCAATACCCTTTTTCTTATTGAaatggtttaaaaataaaaaaataattattattttgtaatgttTATTTTGATGTTTTACGTATCGTGTATTTTTGGATTACAAATAGGATAGCGAATCGACAATAGATTGTCCAATTTTCTCATGATCAATAAACATCGTCTATTAATACTACATAGGTAAATAGATAAAGTAGGAAAATCtagtttatatatacatgtataaatgttCACATAAtcgatatttatataatttgaaaaatacaatttttgctTAAACTTCGTTATAtctgtgtaaatacatatgtagactttatgcttttcattttattttccacttttttttgcttttaatttatattcccTCACGACTTGAAATTCAACCCAGTAATGAACTATCATATGTTTAGTTTTTGTGACGAAAATCTTCGTCACGAATTTCCATTTTGAAATTGGAAATGCTGCGGGAAATATGTGTGGACTAATAGTTAAGTCTTTCACttgaataaatgatttctagaaaatacataaatacgaaTTGATAACAGttcttattttatgtacatatacgaagaATGAACGttttaaagtttaatttaaaccaAACCTTTATGGGACATTTTAATTCAATGTTTATGAAGTCTTCGAGAAATGATTTCGACCATGCGTTGCTTAGCATGTAATCGCATAAGTCTTGTTTAAAAGACATAAAGCTCTCCTTATATTGATTGTCCTTCCACTCGAAAGTGATGAATTCTACCTAAAACACGCTATTATCGTTTTATTCTGTCGTTTTTTGATATAACATTGAGTACTTTACTTACTAAATAATCTTTTCCTAAGTCAATCATAAGGTTTGCTCGCGCATTCAAAATATAAGGAGAAGTTCGATTGAGCTTTTTGACTTGTATAGAACAGTTCGTTACCGTTATGTTGTCACAAAATAAAGACGCTCGTTCTAGTATTATCTTGAAAGGAGTCTGAACACAAAGTACataacaaattattataatacatttttttaccttTGTAATAAATCACAGTTGTTAATACATACAGCCTGGGAGCTCGTACGTATCAGAATCGTTATCAAAATGGACAAAGCGCCTACCGAAACTGTTTTGGCGAACATGCTCGTACTTTTATACCTCAAAAAATAGTCAATTTTTAGAATTACATATATCGAGAATCATTATAAAatctacaaaatattataaaccaGATTTATTTACGGTTACGTGTGTTTgaagaaaaataattcaatgtgGAAAGTGTAAATACGCCCAAGCTCTCCAtctactattatttttaatcaaaataatatttagttggtatgtatatacatgtaattaaatatgcatagtatctgatttaatttg
Coding sequences:
- the LOC143912008 gene encoding uncharacterized protein LOC143912008; this encodes MASERISEVITIEKKIMDILTTKTNSISNDNKSFLITSVKKLVEYICENENNDKEQFLDVICELRSEFKNLKNNIQKDINILKTNSELNILKSVNKNDNNLSYANALKKNNNDVTIIVPKKIQDTDKTKNECKNLIKPKELKIGIQGVKKIGKGGIAVTCNSAQDSIKLIKEVENKLGENYNVKRGELKNPKIKIVDMSEELTSEQLAECLMNQNQEVINDGELKVLKIWKSRKNNKYNAIVEVDCNTFKRFIEDGKVNINWDRCRVFEEINILRCLNCYGFNHKAVDCRNKVTCAKCGEEGHKSEGCNNKIIKCNNCFKSNNKLKLNLNTNHGPLDTKCSVYKRNIELMRNRIKYNNI